The Humulus lupulus chromosome 3, drHumLupu1.1, whole genome shotgun sequence genome window below encodes:
- the LOC133823091 gene encoding WRKY transcription factor 72A-like isoform X2: MIISNINGEEDDVTNKEHVAINADDHITNDNPSLMETNNTYHSSSSVLKNDQENGEDGEDKLIKLTKAEMSDVKKENERLKLVLSRLLKDYQSLQTHFFEILRNQEAKDKTNEDIKPLMKINDSITAADHNNNHDQLSLSLGRTSSASTTTHTDREPRTNNEKKSSISTSSKGNDDYREGLHSNSGKLALGLGTGSTSTDDHQMMKKSTSSDDDILEDNKEEATTEPTEMWPPSKVPIKTVRSEGEENDGVSQVSPLKKARVSVRARCDTPTMHDGCQWRKYGQKIAKGNPCPRAYYRCTVSPSCPVRKQVQRCIDDMSILITTYEGTHNHPLPISATAMASTTSAAASMLQSRSTTSSSNHLLPGGHNSNFLTTPSTTLFQTSNNNNNIRQPLPQQFYFPNNTSFSTSNSHPTVTLDLTVPNPSSTSHMGPRYSSTCLSFSTSSSNSSSVLPWNNITNGYSNSNNNGYLSNYSIMSHQNKLSNPSVGSHGTLVINNDGNHNKKVPFQEANNSTNNLYQSYMNNIVNLSSTSNSTTASTLNHQQQPLTTETIAAATKAITSNPKFQSALAAALSSFVGKGESGV; this comes from the exons ATGATCATATCCAATATTAATGGCGAGGAAGACGACGTGACTAACAAG GAACATGTGGCAATCAATGCTGATGATCATATTACAAATGACAATCCATCACTTATGGAGACAAACAACACATATCATAGCTCGTCCTCTGTACTTAAAAATGATCAG GAGAATGGTGAAGATGGTGAAGATAAGCTGATCAAATTAACTAAAGCCGAAATGAGTGACgtgaaaaaagaaaatgaaaggcTGAAGCTGGTACTGTCACGTCTCCTAAAGGATTATCAGTCTCTCCAAACACATTTCTTTGAGATTCTTCGAAACCAAGAAGCTAAGGATAAGACTAATGAGGACATAAAACCTCTTATGAAAATTAATGATTCTATTACTGCAGCTgatcataataataatcatgatcAACTTTCTCTTAGCCTTGGGAGAACCTCAAGTGCTAGTACTACAACTCATACTGATCGGGAACCAAGAACTAACAATGAGAAGAAGAGTAGTATAAGTACTAGCAGCAAAGGCAATGATGACTATCGGGAAGGGCTTCATAGTAATAGTGGGAAACTTGCTCTAGGGTTAGGTACTGGATCTACTTCGACAGATGATCATCAGATGATGAAGAAGTCGACAAGTAGTGATGATGATATCTTAGAGGACAATAAAGAGGAGGCCACCACCGAGCCCACTGAGATGTGGCCGCCGAGTAAAGTCCCCATCAAGACTGTGCGAAGTGAAGGAGAAGAAAATGATGGGGTTTCACAGGTCTCCCCTTTGAAGAAAGCTAGGGTTTCAGTCAGAGCAAGATGTGATACCCCAACG ATGCACGATGGATGTCAATGGAGAAAATATGGTCAAAAAATAGCGAAAGGAAATCCATGTCCTCGAGCATACTACCGTTGCACAGTCTCACCATCTTGCCCCGTCAGAAAACAG GTCCAAAGATGCATTGACGACATGTCTATCTTGATCACCACCTATGAAGGAACCCACAACCACCCACTTCCCATCTCCGCCACAGCCATGGCTTCCACCACTTCGGCCGCCGCTTCCATGCTTCAATCTCGTTCAACCACTTCTTCTTCCAATCACCTCCttccgggagggcataatagtaatTTCCTCACTACTCCTAGCACTACTCTCTTCCAAAcctcaaacaataataataatattagacAACCCTTACCCCAACAATTCTATTTCCCAAACAATACCTCGTTCTCTACCTCCAATTCTCACCCAACAGTCACTCTAGATCTAACGGTCCCAAACCCCTCTTCAACTTCTCATATGGGACCCAGATATTCGTCCACGTGTCTCAGCTTTTCCACCTCGTCTTCTAATTCCTCTTCCGTACTACCGTGGAACAATATTACAAATGGTTACAGCAATAGTAATAATAATGGTTACTTGAGCAATTATAGTATTATGTCTCATCAAAACAAATTATCAAACCCAAGTGTTGGATCTCATGGGACATTGGTGATTAATAACGATGGGAATCACAACAAGAAAGTACCATTTCAAGAAGCTAATAATAGTACTAATAACTTGTATCAGTCTTACATGAACAACATTGTTAACCTGAGTAGTACTAGTAATAGTACCACTGCTTCAACCCTTAATCATCAACAGCAGCCATTGACGACGGAGACTATTGCGGCGGCGACCAAGGCTATTACATCCAACCCGAAGTTCCAATCGGCTTTGGCGGCTGCCCTCTCCTCTTTTGTTGGTAAGGGGGAGAGTGGAGTGTGA
- the LOC133823091 gene encoding WRKY transcription factor 72A-like isoform X1: MIISNINGEEDDVTNKGREGSFHAERDLNNLKSSSSSEKDLDIKQEHVAINADDHITNDNPSLMETNNTYHSSSSVLKNDQENGEDGEDKLIKLTKAEMSDVKKENERLKLVLSRLLKDYQSLQTHFFEILRNQEAKDKTNEDIKPLMKINDSITAADHNNNHDQLSLSLGRTSSASTTTHTDREPRTNNEKKSSISTSSKGNDDYREGLHSNSGKLALGLGTGSTSTDDHQMMKKSTSSDDDILEDNKEEATTEPTEMWPPSKVPIKTVRSEGEENDGVSQVSPLKKARVSVRARCDTPTMHDGCQWRKYGQKIAKGNPCPRAYYRCTVSPSCPVRKQVQRCIDDMSILITTYEGTHNHPLPISATAMASTTSAAASMLQSRSTTSSSNHLLPGGHNSNFLTTPSTTLFQTSNNNNNIRQPLPQQFYFPNNTSFSTSNSHPTVTLDLTVPNPSSTSHMGPRYSSTCLSFSTSSSNSSSVLPWNNITNGYSNSNNNGYLSNYSIMSHQNKLSNPSVGSHGTLVINNDGNHNKKVPFQEANNSTNNLYQSYMNNIVNLSSTSNSTTASTLNHQQQPLTTETIAAATKAITSNPKFQSALAAALSSFVGKGESGV, encoded by the exons ATGATCATATCCAATATTAATGGCGAGGAAGACGACGTGACTAACAAG ggaAGAGAAGGAAGCTTCCATGCTGAGCGAGATCTAAATAATTTGAAATCTTCTTCAAGTAGTGAAAAAGATTTAGATATCAAACAG GAACATGTGGCAATCAATGCTGATGATCATATTACAAATGACAATCCATCACTTATGGAGACAAACAACACATATCATAGCTCGTCCTCTGTACTTAAAAATGATCAG GAGAATGGTGAAGATGGTGAAGATAAGCTGATCAAATTAACTAAAGCCGAAATGAGTGACgtgaaaaaagaaaatgaaaggcTGAAGCTGGTACTGTCACGTCTCCTAAAGGATTATCAGTCTCTCCAAACACATTTCTTTGAGATTCTTCGAAACCAAGAAGCTAAGGATAAGACTAATGAGGACATAAAACCTCTTATGAAAATTAATGATTCTATTACTGCAGCTgatcataataataatcatgatcAACTTTCTCTTAGCCTTGGGAGAACCTCAAGTGCTAGTACTACAACTCATACTGATCGGGAACCAAGAACTAACAATGAGAAGAAGAGTAGTATAAGTACTAGCAGCAAAGGCAATGATGACTATCGGGAAGGGCTTCATAGTAATAGTGGGAAACTTGCTCTAGGGTTAGGTACTGGATCTACTTCGACAGATGATCATCAGATGATGAAGAAGTCGACAAGTAGTGATGATGATATCTTAGAGGACAATAAAGAGGAGGCCACCACCGAGCCCACTGAGATGTGGCCGCCGAGTAAAGTCCCCATCAAGACTGTGCGAAGTGAAGGAGAAGAAAATGATGGGGTTTCACAGGTCTCCCCTTTGAAGAAAGCTAGGGTTTCAGTCAGAGCAAGATGTGATACCCCAACG ATGCACGATGGATGTCAATGGAGAAAATATGGTCAAAAAATAGCGAAAGGAAATCCATGTCCTCGAGCATACTACCGTTGCACAGTCTCACCATCTTGCCCCGTCAGAAAACAG GTCCAAAGATGCATTGACGACATGTCTATCTTGATCACCACCTATGAAGGAACCCACAACCACCCACTTCCCATCTCCGCCACAGCCATGGCTTCCACCACTTCGGCCGCCGCTTCCATGCTTCAATCTCGTTCAACCACTTCTTCTTCCAATCACCTCCttccgggagggcataatagtaatTTCCTCACTACTCCTAGCACTACTCTCTTCCAAAcctcaaacaataataataatattagacAACCCTTACCCCAACAATTCTATTTCCCAAACAATACCTCGTTCTCTACCTCCAATTCTCACCCAACAGTCACTCTAGATCTAACGGTCCCAAACCCCTCTTCAACTTCTCATATGGGACCCAGATATTCGTCCACGTGTCTCAGCTTTTCCACCTCGTCTTCTAATTCCTCTTCCGTACTACCGTGGAACAATATTACAAATGGTTACAGCAATAGTAATAATAATGGTTACTTGAGCAATTATAGTATTATGTCTCATCAAAACAAATTATCAAACCCAAGTGTTGGATCTCATGGGACATTGGTGATTAATAACGATGGGAATCACAACAAGAAAGTACCATTTCAAGAAGCTAATAATAGTACTAATAACTTGTATCAGTCTTACATGAACAACATTGTTAACCTGAGTAGTACTAGTAATAGTACCACTGCTTCAACCCTTAATCATCAACAGCAGCCATTGACGACGGAGACTATTGCGGCGGCGACCAAGGCTATTACATCCAACCCGAAGTTCCAATCGGCTTTGGCGGCTGCCCTCTCCTCTTTTGTTGGTAAGGGGGAGAGTGGAGTGTGA